In Streptomyces capitiformicae, one genomic interval encodes:
- a CDS encoding LysR family transcriptional regulator has protein sequence MHLASLDLNLLVALRALLEERNVTRAGQRIGLSQPAMSGALARLRRHFDDELLFRTGNNYELTALGQALLDRTARACDMAERVFSSQAEFDPAEDRHEFKIIISDYAVTVFGTELTRTIHAEAPGVRLHFELTPATVTEETAALLSTTDGLLLPHGFISGYPAVDVFQDRWVFVVSQDNTEVGDELTPNDLTRLPWVTYRRLYDTTSTRQLSMLGIEPRSEVSADTFQALCFLVAGTGRIALVQARLAERLRDAAGIRIMEPPHGTMPLHEALWWHPVHTHDAAHTWLRETIARVAKRMAERSQEG, from the coding sequence ATGCACCTGGCCAGCCTCGACCTCAATCTCCTGGTTGCTCTGCGCGCTCTGCTGGAGGAACGCAACGTCACCAGGGCCGGACAGCGCATCGGGCTCAGCCAGCCCGCGATGAGCGGCGCCCTCGCGCGACTGCGCCGGCATTTCGACGACGAACTCCTCTTCAGGACCGGCAACAACTACGAGCTGACCGCCCTCGGCCAGGCGCTGCTGGACCGCACGGCCAGGGCCTGCGACATGGCGGAACGGGTCTTCAGCAGCCAGGCCGAATTCGACCCGGCCGAGGACCGCCACGAATTCAAGATCATCATTTCGGACTACGCGGTGACGGTCTTCGGCACCGAACTGACCCGCACCATTCACGCGGAGGCGCCCGGGGTCCGGCTCCACTTCGAGCTGACTCCCGCCACGGTCACCGAGGAGACAGCCGCACTGCTGAGCACCACCGACGGGCTACTGCTGCCGCACGGCTTCATCAGCGGTTACCCGGCGGTCGACGTCTTCCAGGACCGCTGGGTCTTCGTGGTCTCACAGGACAATACGGAGGTGGGCGACGAACTCACACCGAACGACCTGACCCGGCTGCCCTGGGTGACATACCGGCGGCTGTACGACACAACATCCACGCGACAGCTGAGCATGCTCGGCATCGAGCCCCGCTCGGAGGTCTCCGCCGACACCTTCCAGGCACTGTGCTTCCTCGTCGCCGGAACCGGGAGAATCGCTCTCGTCCAGGCCAGGCTCGCCGAGCGGCTGCGGGACGCCGCAGGCATTCGGATCATGGAGCCGCCGCACGGCACGATGCCCCTCCACGAAGCTCTCTGGTGGCACCCCGTCCACACCCACGACGCGGCGCACACGTGGCTTCGCGAGACCATCGCGCGGGTCGCGAAACGGATGGCAGAGCGCTCACAGGAGGGGTGA
- a CDS encoding carboxymuconolactone decarboxylase family protein has translation MVARLAGFLPGDLTEEQAAVYQAISGGPRAAGPQLFALTDSEGRLRGPFNAMLLSPPVGAAVQAVGAAVRYRSSLSDRVREMAVLLVAAHWGSAFEREAHEAVGRACGLTEEELGSLRSGALPALTDPDESIALRTTAALLRSGSLGDDEYNAAVSAIGERGLFELTTLVGYYSTLALQLRVFAGEEGEPRPSVP, from the coding sequence ATGGTCGCGCGCCTTGCAGGGTTTCTCCCCGGCGATCTGACCGAGGAACAGGCCGCGGTCTACCAGGCCATATCCGGAGGCCCACGTGCCGCCGGTCCCCAGCTCTTCGCCCTCACCGACAGCGAAGGACGGCTTCGGGGACCGTTCAACGCGATGCTTCTCAGCCCTCCGGTCGGCGCCGCTGTGCAGGCCGTGGGTGCGGCGGTGCGCTATCGGTCCTCGCTCAGCGACCGTGTCCGGGAGATGGCCGTGCTCCTCGTCGCCGCTCACTGGGGCAGCGCTTTCGAACGAGAGGCGCACGAGGCCGTGGGGCGTGCCTGCGGTCTGACCGAGGAGGAGCTCGGCTCCCTGCGCTCCGGTGCGCTGCCGGCCCTGACCGATCCCGACGAGAGCATCGCGCTGCGGACCACGGCCGCCCTGCTGCGCTCCGGCAGCCTGGGCGACGACGAGTACAACGCGGCGGTGTCGGCGATCGGTGAGCGCGGCCTGTTCGAGCTGACGACCCTGGTGGGCTACTACTCCACGCTCGCCCTACAGCTCCGCGTTTTCGCAGGTGAGGAAGGCGAGCCGAGGCCGTCGGTGCCCTGA
- a CDS encoding AraC family transcriptional regulator: MSEMGLGDTHGILVRPGVRPVRTSAGLGWEGLYVSTQRELPYRDAFQGAGSHLVILHLDGPVTVRRGRRGLTAARQVPPGGLFLHPAETELDVELGGYLNTVHVYLSDAVLQATAEGGRPVRLEEEFGTTDPLLEQLVLALDGVVRRWEPSAGAYADQLALMTAAQLARRHSVRLGAPPAGGWGRVGERAGRQVGLTDRQFAAVRELIDARLSEPLSLEDLASAAGLGVSQFARRFKARVGCPPHRYLVRVRVEQAARLLRAGSMPIAQVAAACGFSHQEHLSRVVRAHFGTTPAALRREG, translated from the coding sequence ATGAGCGAGATGGGACTCGGTGACACCCACGGAATACTGGTTCGGCCAGGGGTGCGTCCCGTCCGCACGAGTGCGGGTCTGGGCTGGGAGGGGCTGTATGTGTCGACGCAGCGGGAGCTGCCGTACCGGGATGCCTTTCAGGGAGCCGGCAGCCACCTGGTGATCCTGCATCTGGACGGGCCCGTCACCGTCCGCAGGGGACGCCGCGGGTTGACGGCCGCGCGGCAGGTGCCGCCCGGCGGTCTGTTCCTGCATCCGGCCGAGACGGAGCTGGACGTGGAACTCGGCGGTTATCTGAACACCGTGCATGTCTACCTGTCGGACGCGGTCCTCCAAGCGACCGCAGAGGGTGGACGGCCGGTACGGCTGGAGGAGGAGTTCGGCACCACGGATCCGCTCCTGGAGCAGCTGGTTCTGGCCCTCGACGGTGTTGTACGGCGCTGGGAGCCCAGTGCCGGCGCCTACGCGGATCAGCTCGCGCTCATGACCGCGGCCCAGCTGGCCCGTCGCCACAGCGTGCGGCTGGGGGCACCCCCGGCCGGAGGCTGGGGGAGGGTCGGCGAGCGGGCGGGGCGGCAGGTGGGGCTCACCGACCGGCAGTTCGCGGCCGTTCGGGAGCTCATCGACGCCCGGCTTTCCGAGCCGCTGTCGCTGGAGGACCTCGCCTCGGCCGCGGGTCTCGGCGTCAGCCAGTTCGCCCGGCGTTTCAAGGCCCGCGTCGGGTGCCCTCCCCACCGGTACCTCGTGCGCGTGCGTGTGGAGCAGGCCGCCCGCCTGCTGCGCGCGGGTTCCATGCCCATCGCGCAGGTTGCGGCGGCGTGCGGCTTCTCCCACCAGGAGCACCTGAGCCGAGTGGTCCGCGCCCACTTCGGTACGACGCCGGCCGCTCTGCGCCGTGAGGGCTGA